ACTTCGCTGCAAGGCGCATCGCGACGCTGCGTTGCGGAAGGACATGCCCGACCGCCAACGGAAGCCAACTTCATCATATCCGTCTGTCACAAATTGACCATCGCCATGCCGCGCTCGTCGTAGCGGTCGCCCGCGACCGCATGTGAAGCGACGGCGGTTTCGATGGCTTTGAGATCGGCCGGTGTCAGCGCGATGTCGGCGGCTTTGATATTTTCCTCGAGCCGCGTGCGCTTGGTCGTGCCGGGGATCGGCACGATCCAGGGTTTTTGCGCCAGTAGCCAGGCCAGCGCGATCTGCGCCGGCGTTGCGCCTTTCTCGTCGGCGATGGCTTTGAGACTATCGACAAGCGGCGCATTCTTGCGCAGCGCATCAGCCTGGAAGCGCGGATTGGTCTTGCGCCAATCGTCATCGGCGAACTGCGTGTCGGCGGAAAATGTACCGGCGAGGAAGCCGCGGCCGAGCGGACTATAGGGCACAAAGCCAATGCCGAGTTCTTCGAGCGTCGGGAGTACCTCTTTCTCCGGCCCATGTGTCCAAAGCGAATATTCGCTCTGCACCGCCGCGACGGGATGCACCGCATGCGCCCGGCGGATCGTCGCCGCGCCCGCCTCCGAAAGGCCGAAATGCTTCACCTTGCCGGCCTTGACGAGATCGGCAACGGCGCCCGCCACATCCTCGATCGGCACGTTGGGATCGACGCGATGCTGGTAAAGGAGATCGATATGATCGGTGCGCAGGCGCTTCAACGACGCGTCGGCGACTTCCTTGATATGCGCGGGCTTGCTGTTTAGCCCGACGGGGCGACCGCTTTGCGGATCGAGCGCGAAGCCGAATTTTGTCGCGATCTTCACTCTGTCGCGCAGCGGCGCCAGAGCCTCGCCGACCAGCTCTTCGTTGGTGAGTGGGCCATAGACTTCAGCCGTATCGAAAAAGGTGACGTCGATCTCGACCGCGTGGCGGATGAGTGCGACCAGCTCGGCATGGTCGCCGGGGGCGCCATAGGCCCAGGTCATCCCCATGCAGCCGAGGCCCAGCGCCGAGACTTCGAGGCCGCTTTTTCCCAAGGTACGCTTTTGCATGATCGGTAACTCCTTTGACCTTGCGCTCTTGTCACGAACTTAGAAGCAATTGTGCGGCTTTTCAGACGTCACACGGCGACGTGATCGCTCGGATGACGTTGGCTCGTCAGGAAACGACATAGCCGCCATCGGCCAAAAGGCCGTGACCGGACACGAACGTTGAATCATCCGAGGCAAGAAACGCCACGACCTTCGCCATTTCTTCGGATGTTCCCGTGCGGCCGGGCACGGAGGCCGCACCGAAATCTTTCTTGGCTTGTTCGGATGGCCAGATGCGATCCTGAAACGGCGTATCGATGAGGCCCGGACAGAGCGCGTTGACACGCACGCCCTGTCTGAACCATTCGATCGAGGCCGTCTTGGTCAGGCCGAGAACGGCATGTTTGCTGGCGATATAGAGCGCAGCATTGGCGAAGCCGATGACACCGCCCATCGAGGCATTGTTGATGATCGAGCCACGGCCTTGCGCGAGCATCGCCCTAGCTTCGTGTTTCATCGACCAGAAGACGCCACGCACGTTAGCGTTGAAGATCGTGTCATAGGTTTCATTCGTCTGATCGACGAACGGCGAAAACGCGCCTTCTGTGCCGGCGTTATTGAAGGCAACATCGATCCGGCCATAAGTCGCGACCGCCTTGGCGACGAGGTCGATCACGTCATTTTCTTTATTGATGTCGGCGACAATTCCGGTCGCCTCGAAGCCGTCTTTCTTGATCTCGGCGACGAGCGTTTCGATTTCGGCGCGGCGTCGCGCGCTGGCGACGACCTTTGCGCCACGTCGGGCGAGTTCGAGCGTCGTCGCGCGTCCAATGCCGGAACTTGCACCGGTGACGAGGGCGACTTTGCCGTCGAGCGTTCTCAGGGGATTGTTGCTCATCGCGTTCTCCACATTGTGGATCGGCGGAAGCTCCCGCCGGCTGGCGTACGATCTAGCGCCATCAGATAAATGCGATAAGATGCATAATCATCTCTATAGTGATGAACCTAGAACAGCAATTTCCGACCCATGCACGGATCAGAACTCGCCGAACTTGCCGCCTTTCTGGCGGTGGCGCGCCATAACAGCTTCCGCAAGGCGGCCGTCGAGCGCAGGGTCGCGGCGTCGGCTATCAGCCATTCCATCCGCAATATTGAAACGCGGGTCGGTGTAAGGCTCTTTCATCGCACGACGCGCAGCGTTTCGCTCACGGATGCAGGCGCACGCTTTCTCGCAGAATTGCAACCGGCGTTCGAGCAGATCGATGCGGCGCTCGAAGGTCTCAACGCCTTCCGCGGCACGCCGTTCGGAACGGTGCGGCTGAACATTCCCAATTCCATCGCGCCCTTCGTGTTGCAGGATGTGATCGGCCCATTGCTTCAGGAAAATCCCGGCCTCAATCTCGATATTGTTGCGACCGACAGGCTCGTCGACATTGCCAAGGATGGATTCGATGCCGGCATCCGCTTCGGCGAAAATCTAAGCCAGGATATGATCGCGGTCCGGATCAAGTCGCGGCTGCGCTTCGCTGTTGTGGGGTCGCCGGATTATTTTAATGGCCGCAAGAAACCGCATACGCTGGCCGATCTCAAGGATCATTCCTGCATCCGTTATCGTTTCCCGAGCGGCGCAATCTTCAATTGGGAATTCGAACGCGACGGCGAACTCGTTCATGTCGAAGTGAACGGGCCGCTTACGCTCGACAGTCAGGATTTGATGATCGAAGCGGCGCTGCAAGGTTGTGGCCTCGCTTTTGTTTTCGATTATCGCATCGAGCCGCATCTCGCCTCAGGCGCATTGATCCGATGCCTGGAGGATTGGTGCGCGACGGATGACAGCCTGTTTCTTTATTATCCGAGCCGCCACTACGTCTCGGCCGGGCTGCGCGCGTTGATCGACAAGCTCAAATGATCAGCCGAATTCGCCGTAGCCGCGGGCCATCGCCGCGGCGAAACCGAGCAGCGGCACAAAAAGCGCGAGTTCGAGATGGAGGTAGAAACGCGCTCGCTTGATCTCCTCATCGTTTGGCGGCGTGCCGGCCTTGCGCCAGCGCAGATAGGCGAGGGTGGGCGGAATCGACGCCAAGCCGATTAACGCGAATGTGCCGATTTTCGCCCAGAAGAATCCGTTGTGCGCGTAATAATGCCAGCCCTTCGCCGCGAAGATCGCGCGACTGAAGCCAACGAGGATAATCAGACCGGCGACGATCCCGTAAATCAGATCGAGCCTCGCGAGACGCGTCAGGCCGTCGCCGCCGAGGCCCGGGCGCAACACGAAAAATTCGGCAAAGACGATGCCGAAGAGACTGAAGACGAGCAGATGATGCGCGATGGCGACCGTGAGATCGAGCATGGCAATTCGTCTCGCGAGGGTCCGCTACTTTTTAACGAAGTATAATGGCGCGGCCAAGCTAGGCCGCATCGCAATGACTCGGAAAGAGTTTCTAAATATATATTTGTCGAGAAAATTTTCTCGGGAGGTTAGATTTGAAGCGTGTCACGGCGAATGATTTCGATTTCACGGGCGCGCCGCTTTTCCGGAAAACCGCGACGATCCCGGTCGCGAGTGTCGTGTTTGGGAAGGGCGGCGAAAAAGTCGTCACGCTCCAATCGGGAGCGGCCGGACAATTCGCAGAGACGATCAATATCGCCCAGCTTGGGGACGCCATTGTGACCCGCAGCGCGGGCGATTCCTACATTCCCAAGAAGTTCAGTAACAATTTCGAAATCAACCCCGGTAATTCCAACGAATATCGATCGAAGAATTTTGGCCGCGCGATCTTTCAGGAAGAGGATTTCGTCATTATGGCGCCGTGGGGTGAAGACCAGACGATTGCGGCAGGCGGCGTCGTCTTTCAGAGTCTCGTGGGCGACTCGCCGGAGGTCTACGGCAATCAAGGTCACAGTTTCGAAGCCGATTACGCGAGGGAAGCCGCCGATGGCGCATTGCTGCCGCTAACTTTGCCTCTCAAAACACAATTGCAATGGGCGAACGACAAGGGCGAGATCGTACACCTTTCCGACATTCGCGCGCGTGCTGTCTATGCGCGCGAAATGGTGACTGACGAGAAGAAGTCGGCGGAAGTCTTCAGCGAAATTATTCGTGTAGCTGATATTGCAATCTTGCTTCTCAAATAAAAGCGTCGCTGCTATCTCCTAACAGCACCATGCCAAGCTCGTACTCTTCCGCTTGAACCATTCCGAGCGTTTCCTGCACCACGCGCCTCGGCGCCACTAGAAACGATCGATATGGAACAAATTCCTGCTCGAGATTCACCACTGCACTTCCTAGATATCGCAGAAATGCAAAGTCCCCTTCGGTGAATTCGCAAAATTCCTTAAGCTTCAAGGCGGTGGGAAGGGGACACCCCTTGGGACCACCGAGAACATTAACAATAAGTTTGATGCCTTTCTCTTCTTTTATCTCGGTCTCAAAGGGTTTCATGATCCAAAAAGATCTTTTTCTTTTGGGATTCTCGTTCCTAAATAACTCACAGCTCGACGAATACTTTCGTAAAAGATCGTAGATTTCGATATTTCCTGTCAGTCGGCATTGAATATCGAACTCCGAATCCAAGGCCTTCGCCCGCGCGATGTTGGTAAAATGGCGCATGCCGCATCTTTGAGCGACATACGCGTCTTATCAAGACGATCAATACGTACATAGTTTCGGAATTCTAACTTTCAGCGCTGGCGAGCGCCGGTTCATTTTCTTTTTCCAGTACGTCTTTCACGCTTGCACGGATCAATTTTGACAGCGCCGCAATCGCGGCGCGGCGCGGGTGACTTGGCCGGAAGATAAGGCGCACGCGGCGACGCGCCTTGGTGCCGCTCAACCGTCGCGCGACAAGGTTGCCGGGCAGGGGCTCTTCCTGCCGCAGCGCGAGTGCCGGAAACAACGTCATGCCATAGCCGGCGGCCGCCATATGCAGCAGCGTTTTCAGGCTCGTCGCGCGCATGTCGGCGATCGCGGCTTCGGCATCGCGCGGTGGTCCGCAAAGTTCGAGTGCCTGGTCGCGCAGACAATGGCCATCGGTCAGAAGCAGCAAAGATTGCGGATCGATGTCGGCGATGCCGATCTTGTTTCGCGCGGCGAGCGGATTGTCCTGGTCGAGCACGAGCCAGAAATCCTCGTCGAACAACGTCTCGGTCTGGAGAGCAGGGGTCTCAGGGTCGGAGGCGATGATCGCCGCATCGAGCTTGCCTGCCGAGACGAGTTCGATGAGCCGGACGGTCAAGTCTTCGACGAGCACGAGACGTAGCGCGCGCAGCCCCTGCTGCGCGGCCGGCAACGCGTAGGGCATGAGATAGGGCCCGAGCGTCGGGATGACGCCTAGATGCAGCGGCCCGGCCAGCGGATCGCGTGCCGATGCCGCGACAGAGACGATGTCTTCCGCGGCGGCCAGAGCGCGCCGGGCATGATCGAGAATTTGGCCGCCCGGCGCGGTCGGGCGCACCGTATGGCCGACACGCTCGAAAATGGCGAGGCCGAGTTCTTCCTCGAGTTTGCGGATTTGTCCCGAGAGTGTTGGTTGACTGACGTTGCACGCCTCGGCGGCGCGGCCGAAATGGCCAAAGTCAGCAACGGCAACGATGTAGCGAAGATCACGCAGGTTCATGTGTCCCCACGAAGTTTGAAGTTATTTTGACCGCCATTGGCACTGCCTATCAAATTAAATGGAATTATCGATTGGATCAATATCTTCCGAGCGCCTAGTTTCGCGCTACGCCACAGTTATCGAACGAGGCCGGAGGGATAGATGGACGACAAAGTTCAAAGCAGCGCGGGTGAATGCCCGTACCCGCACACAACGCCTCGGCAGAGGTCCAATCGCGACTGGTGGCCGGATCAGCTGAACCTGAAGATCCTTCACCAGAACTCGCCATCGTCCGATCCCTTGGACGAAACGTTCGACTACCGTGAGGAATTCAAAAAGCTCGATTATGAGGCGCTGAAGAACGATCTGCGCAAACTGATGACCGACTCGCAAGATTGGTGGCCGGCAGACTTCGGCAATTATGGGCCGGCCTTCATCCGTATGGCGTGGCACAGTGCTGGCACCTACCGGCTGAGTGACGGCCGTGGTGGTGCCGGTCGCGGCCAGCAGCGTTTCGCGCCGCTCAATTCTTGGCCGGACAACGTGCTGATCGACAGGTATCGCCGGCTGCTCTGGCCGATCAAGCAGAAATACGGGCAGAAGATTTCCTGGGCGGACCTGCTGGTCCTTACCGGCAATGTGGCGCTGGAGACCATGGGCTTTCGTACGTTCGGCTTTGCCGGCGGTCGGGAAGATACCTGGGAACCCGATCAGGACATCAACTGGGGTTCCGAGACAACCTGGCTGGCTCACCGGCCGCTCGATAGCTTCAAGGACCCCCTCAGCGCCACCGAGATGGGCCTGATCTACGTCAATCCGGAAGGTCCGAACGCCAACGGCGACCCGCTTTCTGCGGCGGCATTCATCCGCGAAACCTTCAAGCGCATGGCGATGAACGACGAGGAAACCGTCGCGCTGATCGGCGGCGGCCACACCTTCGGAAAGACCCACGGCGCCGCGCCCGAGTCCCACAAGGGGCCAGCTCCGGAAGCCGCCGGCCTGGAGGCGCAGGGATTGGGCTGGATCAGCGACTACGGCACCGGGTCCGGCGCAGACGCCGTCGGGAGCGGTCTGGAAGTCATCTGGACGCAGACGCCGGCGCAGTGGAGCAACTTCTTCTTCGAGAATCTGTTCAAGTACGAATGGGTTCAGACCCGCAGTCCTGGCGGTGCCATCCAGTGGGAGGCCAAGGACGCCGGGGAGGTCATTCCCGACGCGCACGATCCGTCAAAGAAGCGCAAGCCGACCATGCTGACCACCGATCTGTCGCTGCGCGTCGACCCGGTCTATGAGAAGATATCGCGCCGCTTCCTGGAGAACCCGCAGGCCTTCGCCGAAGCGTTTGCCCGCGCCTGGTTCAAGCTGACGCATCGCGACCTTGGGCCCCGTACGCGCTATCTCGGCCCGGAAGTGCCCAAGGAAGTGCTGATCTGGCAGGATCCGGTACCCGCCGTCGATCATCCCTTGATCGATGACTCCGACGCTGCCGTACTCAAGGTCAAGGTGCTTGCCTCGGGTCTGACCGTGTCCGAGCTGGTCGGTACCGCCTGGGCCTCGGCCTCCACCTTCCGCGGCGGCGACAAGCGCGGCGGGGCGAACGGTGCGCGCATCCGCCTTGCACCGCAGAAAGACTGGGAGGCCAACCAGCCGGCCCAGTTGACAAAGGTGCTGCATGCGCTCGAAGCGATCCAAAAGGAGTTCAACGCCTCACAGGCCAGCGGAAAGAAAATTTCGCTCGCCGACCTGATCGTTATCGGCGGCAACGCTGCGATTGAGAAAGCCGCGAAGGATGCCGGACACGATGTGAAGGTTCCCTTTGCGCCCGGCCGAACCGACGCCTCGCAGGAGGAGACGGATGTCCATTCCTTCGCCGGACTTGAACCGGCCGCGGATGGCTTCCGCAACTATGAGAAGGCCGGGCTTGCGGTGCCCGCCGAGGTGGTTCTGATCGACAAGGCGCAACTGCTGACCCTGACCGCGCCCGAACTGACCGTGCTGATCGGCGGTCTGCGCGCGATCAACATCAATGTCGACGGCTCCACTCACGGCGTTTTCACTGATCGGCCGGGCCTGCTGACCAATGACTTCTTCGTCAACCTGCTGGATATGCGCATGCAGTGGAAGGCGGTATCGGACGCCAGCGACGTGTTCGAAGGACGCGATCGGAGGACGCACGACGTCAAGTGGACCGGCACGCGTGTCGATCTGGTCTTCGGTTCGCACGCGCAGCTGCGTGCCCTTGCGGAGGTTTATGCCAGCGCCGACGCGCAGAAGAAGTTCGTGCATGACTTCGTCGCGGCCTGGAACAAGGTGATGAATGCCGATCGCTTTGACCTTGCCTGATTTCGGTCGCCCGTAAGGGTAGCCAACGAGCCCCCACGCTGGACCGGACTTTGCCGAAGTCCACCGGCGTGAGCCGCCCGCCTATGGCGGCGCGCAGCCGCGGGTCGTCCCCCCGCGGCTGCTGCTTTTCTTGGGCAGACGGAAAACGGCAGCGGCTCTGGCGTTTGCTGCCTTGCCTTCCCACATCGGGGACACTATAAGCACCCCCATTCCACACGCGGAATTCGCGGCCCTGCCTTAAGGTCCGCACCCGGTGGCTTCCGGCGGCAACGCCGGCCAGCCTGACTTTCCGCGGCGGCTCAACCGGAGAAGAAGACCTATGTCGTTGCCTGATTTTTCCATGCGTGGACTCCTTGAGTCCGGCGCTCATTTCGGCCACCAATCGCATCGCTGGAACCCGAAAATGGCGCCCTATATTTATGGCGCCCGCAATAACATCCACATCATCGACCTCGCGCAGACGGTGCCGTTGCTGCATCAGGCGCTGAAGGCGGTGTCGGACACGGTAGCCCGCGGCGGCCGTGTGCTCTTCGTGGGCACCAAGCGCCAGGCGCAGGATGCCATCGCCGATGCAGCGAAGCGCTCGGCCCAATATTACATCAATTCGCGTTGGCTCGGCGGCATGCTGACCAATTGGAAGACGATCTCGGGTTCGATCCAGCGTCTGCGCAAGGTCACTGAGACGCTTGAGACGGGCGGGCAGGGCCTTACCAAGAAGGAGCGCCTGATGCTGTCGCGCGAGCGCGACAAGCTCGAAAAGGCGCTTGGCGGCATCAAGGATATGGGCGGCACGCCGGATCTGATCTTCGTCATCGACACGAACAAGGAGCAATTGGCGATCAAGGAAGCGGCGCGGCTTCATATTCCTGTCGCGGCTATTCTTGATACCAATTCCGATCCGGACGGGATCACCTTCCCGATTCCCGGTAACGACGACGCGGGGCGCGCCATCACCCTTTATTGCGATCTCGTCGCGCGCGCGGCTATCGACGGCATTTCCCGCAGCCGCGGCGAGTCGGGTCTCGATATCGGCGCCGAAGTGACGCCGATCGCCGAGGATTTGCCGGAGCCCGTCGCGTCGGATGCCGATGTGAAGACCGAGCATTTCGAATTGCTCGCCGCCCCGCGCGGCGCGCCGGACGATCTGGCGAAACTCCATGGCGTCGGCCCGCAGGTGGTCAAGAAGCTCAATGACGCCGGCGTTTTCCATTATTGGCAGATTGCCGCGCTCACGCCGGACGAGACCAAGAAGCTCGATCAAGACCTGAAGCTAAGTGGCAAGATCGAGCGCGACGGTTGGATTGAGCAGGCGAAGAGCCTGACCGCTGCGGAATAAGAGACCCTTTCAACCAAGGCAGATGCGGTGTTCCGTGTCTGCTTCGCTCTTATCGAATTGATTGAAGGATGAAGCCAATGGCGAATGTCACGGCGGCACTGGTGAAAGAGCTGCGCGAAAAGACTGGCGCCGGAATGATGGATTGCAAGACGGCGCTTTCGGAATCGAATGCCGATCTTGAGGCTGCAGTCGATTGGCTGCGCAAGAAGGGTCTCTCGAAGGCCGCGAAGAAGTCCGGCCGCGTCGCGGCCGAGGGTCTGATCGCTCTTGCCGTCGATGGCAATAAGGGCGTTGCGGTCGAGGTCAATTCGGAGACCGATTTCGTTGCCCGCAACGAGGACTTCCAGAAGATCGCGCGCAACATTGCCGAGGTCGCGCTTAAGAGCGGCCTGACCGATGTCGAGGCGTTGAAAGCGGCGGCCTATCCTGATGGCGGCAGCGTTGCCGAGGCAATCACCACTGGTGTCGCAACGATTGGCGAGCATATCAATTTGCGCCGTGCCGCCGCGGTCGAGGTCGGCCAGGGCGTCATCGGTTCCTACGTGCATACGCCGGTTGCCGACCGTCTTGGCAAGATCGGCGTGCTCGTCGGTCTCGAATCCTCCGGCAAGACCGATGTTCTGGCGCCGCTCGCGCGCCTGATTGCTCTGCATGTCGCCGCGGCGAGCCCGCTCGCGGTTGATGCATCGGGCATCGATCCCGAAGTCGTCGCGCGCGAGAAAAAGGTGCTGGCCGAAAAGAATGCCGGCAAGCCTGCGCATGTGCTGGAGAAGATCGTCGAATCGGGCCTCAAGACCTATTACAAAGAGGTCACGCTGCTCGAACAGCCCTCGATCCATGCCGAGCATAGCAACAAGACCATTGGTCAGGTGCTGAAAGAGGCGGAGGGTGCGGCCGCTGCGCCAGTGATGCTGAAGGCCTTCGTGCGCTATGCGCTTGGCGAAGGCATCGAGAAGCAGGAATCGGACTTTGCTGCTGAAGTCGCCGCTGCTTCGGGCCAAGGGTAAGGCGTTCGCGCCTTACTTTTTCTTTGCAGGCCTTTTCTTCACAGGCTTGATCGTTTTCTTCGCGACCTTTCGCGGCGTTTTCGTCGGTGTTGCCGCCACAACCTTTTTAACGATCATCGCTTTTTTGCCGCGTCGGCGGCTCGCCAGAATCTCGGCGAGCGAGACCGGACGGTAATCAAAGACATCGATTCCGACATCATATTGACGCGGCAATTCTTTCAGCTTGCCATGCGAATGGCCGTGAATGTCGATGGCACCCTTGGCGCTGCGGTGCCATGTCCGGAATGGATAATGACAGAGCACCAGGAAGCGGTTGTCGATTACGAGTTCGGCGTAATGTGAGATGCTCGCCCACGTCTTGCTGGCAGTCACCGCGGGCGAATCGTTATTGCCAATGATGAGATGTTTGCGGCCGTTCAGCGCTGCGAGCCACGATTCGACGGCTGTTGCGTCCATGGTCACCGCGAAATCGCCGAGATGATAGACGTCATCGTCGGGGCCGACCACGGCATTCCAGCGCGCAATCAGCGCGGCGTCATGCTCGCCGATCGACTTGAACGGGCGCTTGTCGACGCGAATGCGGCGGGCGTCGCCGAAATGTGTGTCGCTGGTGAAGAAGAAAGCCATCGCGTCCCGATATAGCAAACGAGCCGCCGCAGCGCGCGGCAGCTCGTCAATTTAACACGTCATCGGGCGTCTTAAAGAAAGACTGGTGGGTTGTCCGCCAGTCCTAAAGTCTAATAAGCGTGGCTTAGTATTTGGCCACGAGCGGTGGGGACGGTGGCGGCGCGTCGTTCAGCGTCATCTTCAGCCCGACCATCGCTTCGAACGGCGGCGCGACCGTGATCGCACGCGCGTCCGCGGAGCAGAACAGGCCAGCGTCGCAAACGCCGGGCGCTGCGCCGTTCACCTGATTCTGGGTCGAATCGGTCTCGTACAGCGACCCGTAGGTCGCGCCGCGGAAGTTAAGCGCGTTGTTGATCAGACCGTAGATCTGGACGTCTTTGTTGACTTGGTACGATGTCCTCAGATCGAGCGTTGCGAAGCCGGGAATTTTCGGCAGCGCGTTGATCTCGTCGCCAAAATAATACTGGCTCGAGCGATAGACCACGTCGCCGCCGACCTTCCAGCCCGGCAGAACCTCGTAATCGATGCCGAACTTGAACTTATTGGTGGGGATGCCTGGGAGGTTGTCGCCCGATTCCACCTGAATATTGCCGTTACCATCGGCGAACGGATTGTTCGGCGAGGACAAGAGCACCGGCGTCAGGAACTTCGCCTGAATGTAGGAATAGTTGGCGTAAACGTCCCAGCGGGCCGTCGTATAGGTGGCGCCGACATCGACACCCTCGCGCAGTGTATCGCCGGCATTGGTGTAGGAGCCAAAGCCCGTGACAAGGCTCGGAACGCTGTAGATGTCGTTCTGATTCTCGGTGTGGTAGCCGGCGATGCTCCAGTCAAGCCGACCAGGTGCCCATGACCAGTTGATCGCGTTGCTGCCCTTGAAGCCCGCTTCGACGGTGCGCGCGACGATCTGCTGCAACGGCGGGTCGGCAACGAGGAAATTGTCGATCTGACAAGGATGATCCGGGCTGGAGCAGCCGAGTTCGAGCGGTGTCGGAGTGCGGTTGGCTTCCGAATAGCTCGCATAGACCGAAATATCCGGTGTGATCTTAAAGGTCGCGCCGACGACCGGGTTGATACGGTTGAAATTATGCGAGCCGGTCAGGTCCGGGTTTTCGCCGGACTCGTCGGTCAATGAGATAATCGCATCGTTGAACCGCGCCCCGGCATGGAGGCTCAATCTGTCGGTGATGTCGAAGTTATCGAGCACATAGATGCCGATATAGGTGTTCTGCGTTCTGACATCCGCGGGGGAAATGTCGTCGTCCGGCTCGTTGATGGATTCGTTCGTGAACGGAACGACGAAATTGGCAGGCAATGTACCGAGCGTGCTGCTGCCAGTGAAATGCGTCCAGCCATTGTCGACGCTGACGCCGGCGGTGATCGTATTGTTATGACCGAAGATTTTGTCGGTGTCGGTGAGCTGCCCGGTTGCGCCAGTGCTCAGCGTGCGCGTCCAGTTGCTGTCGATCTCACCCAAGGGCTGGCCGTCAGGCGCGCCGGTCCCCGCGAGCGGATCGGCGAGATCGGGTACAAGGTCGCCATCGTTACAGACGTGATCGCCAGCCTCCCCGGAGGAGGCTGTGCAATGGTAGAAATCGCTGATGTTGCCGTCGTGATGCGCCTGCGCGTAGCTACGGAAATAGGCGTTGCCGTTGAACGTCAGCGTCGGGGTGATATGCGTTTCATCCGACAGCGTGATCATCTCCGCCGTCGTGTTGGTTGTCTGCGGCGTCGTGAAGACGGCGGACCGATTTTCATTGGCGAGTTCGAGCGGCGTCGTGCCGGCAACGCCGAGCCCATCGGCCCCACCTGTCATGCTCAAATGGAGTTCGCTGTTCCAGGCACGGTAGCCGATGTCGCCATAGGCGCGCTCGGCATCCGATTGGCCGAAATAGCGGAAGCCATTGGTGCGAACCCCATCGACATCGACGTAATAGGCCCAATCGCCCTTGTTGACACCGTATTGGGCCGAGCCCTGGGCGGTATAATCCATGCCGCCCTGGAGATCGACTTCCGTACCCTGCCAGGTGAAGCCGTTCTTCATTTTCATGACGACGGCGCCCGCAAGGGCGTTGAGACCGAAGACTGGATTGCCGGTGACGATGTCCGCCGTGCTGATCGCCGATGGCGGGATCAGATCCCAGTTGACGACATCGCCGTAGGATTCGTTGATACGGACCCCGTTCATATAGACGGCCAGACCCTCGGGCGTGCCCGGCACCGGCGTCGCGGTTTCACCGCGGAAATCGACCGATTCGGAGAGCGGGCTGCCGATCTCGTCAGTGACCGAAACGCCGGGCGTCCGGCGCGCCAACGCATCTTGCAGCGTCGTTTGATTCACCGTGCTGATTTCTTCGCTCGTAAGCGTCTGCGTTTCGCTCGGCACATCCAGCGCGCTCGTACCTGCCCCGAGGGGCGTCGTTGCAACGACATCGACCGTCGGAAGCTCGCCGCTCGCCGCCTGCTGTGCGGCGGCATACGGGGCATAGAAAACCGTGGAGGATAGGGCGATCCAAAACGCCGATAGACACGGAATGCGAGAACGCTTGGAAATTAGCAGCATCAGTCCCCCCGGATATGCTCAAAATTCGGTCGCCGGCTTTTGCCGATTTCGCCCGATTCGTCTTTCACTATATCTGTAACGATAGGACATGATCGGCAGCCTCTCTAGTGCAAGTTGGCAACAGAGACTTCCTAAAACTTTGGAATTGCACGAAAAAATCCAATCGATGCGGGAATTATTCTCAATATTGTCGGGATAAAAAAGCAAACAAAATTGGCAAAGCGGGAAG
This Methylovirgula sp. DNA region includes the following protein-coding sequences:
- a CDS encoding aldo/keto reductase, which produces MQKRTLGKSGLEVSALGLGCMGMTWAYGAPGDHAELVALIRHAVEIDVTFFDTAEVYGPLTNEELVGEALAPLRDRVKIATKFGFALDPQSGRPVGLNSKPAHIKEVADASLKRLRTDHIDLLYQHRVDPNVPIEDVAGAVADLVKAGKVKHFGLSEAGAATIRRAHAVHPVAAVQSEYSLWTHGPEKEVLPTLEELGIGFVPYSPLGRGFLAGTFSADTQFADDDWRKTNPRFQADALRKNAPLVDSLKAIADEKGATPAQIALAWLLAQKPWIVPIPGTTKRTRLEENIKAADIALTPADLKAIETAVASHAVAGDRYDERGMAMVNL
- a CDS encoding glucose 1-dehydrogenase — encoded protein: MSNNPLRTLDGKVALVTGASSGIGRATTLELARRGAKVVASARRRAEIETLVAEIKKDGFEATGIVADINKENDVIDLVAKAVATYGRIDVAFNNAGTEGAFSPFVDQTNETYDTIFNANVRGVFWSMKHEARAMLAQGRGSIINNASMGGVIGFANAALYIASKHAVLGLTKTASIEWFRQGVRVNALCPGLIDTPFQDRIWPSEQAKKDFGAASVPGRTGTSEEMAKVVAFLASDDSTFVSGHGLLADGGYVVS
- a CDS encoding LysR family transcriptional regulator produces the protein MHGSELAELAAFLAVARHNSFRKAAVERRVAASAISHSIRNIETRVGVRLFHRTTRSVSLTDAGARFLAELQPAFEQIDAALEGLNAFRGTPFGTVRLNIPNSIAPFVLQDVIGPLLQENPGLNLDIVATDRLVDIAKDGFDAGIRFGENLSQDMIAVRIKSRLRFAVVGSPDYFNGRKKPHTLADLKDHSCIRYRFPSGAIFNWEFERDGELVHVEVNGPLTLDSQDLMIEAALQGCGLAFVFDYRIEPHLASGALIRCLEDWCATDDSLFLYYPSRHYVSAGLRALIDKLK
- a CDS encoding DUF2214 family protein, with amino-acid sequence MLDLTVAIAHHLLVFSLFGIVFAEFFVLRPGLGGDGLTRLARLDLIYGIVAGLIILVGFSRAIFAAKGWHYYAHNGFFWAKIGTFALIGLASIPPTLAYLRWRKAGTPPNDEEIKRARFYLHLELALFVPLLGFAAAMARGYGEFG
- a CDS encoding LysR substrate-binding domain-containing protein; its protein translation is MNLRDLRYIVAVADFGHFGRAAEACNVSQPTLSGQIRKLEEELGLAIFERVGHTVRPTAPGGQILDHARRALAAAEDIVSVAASARDPLAGPLHLGVIPTLGPYLMPYALPAAQQGLRALRLVLVEDLTVRLIELVSAGKLDAAIIASDPETPALQTETLFDEDFWLVLDQDNPLAARNKIGIADIDPQSLLLLTDGHCLRDQALELCGPPRDAEAAIADMRATSLKTLLHMAAAGYGMTLFPALALRQEEPLPGNLVARRLSGTKARRRVRLIFRPSHPRRAAIAALSKLIRASVKDVLEKENEPALASAES
- the katG gene encoding catalase/peroxidase HPI, coding for MDDKVQSSAGECPYPHTTPRQRSNRDWWPDQLNLKILHQNSPSSDPLDETFDYREEFKKLDYEALKNDLRKLMTDSQDWWPADFGNYGPAFIRMAWHSAGTYRLSDGRGGAGRGQQRFAPLNSWPDNVLIDRYRRLLWPIKQKYGQKISWADLLVLTGNVALETMGFRTFGFAGGREDTWEPDQDINWGSETTWLAHRPLDSFKDPLSATEMGLIYVNPEGPNANGDPLSAAAFIRETFKRMAMNDEETVALIGGGHTFGKTHGAAPESHKGPAPEAAGLEAQGLGWISDYGTGSGADAVGSGLEVIWTQTPAQWSNFFFENLFKYEWVQTRSPGGAIQWEAKDAGEVIPDAHDPSKKRKPTMLTTDLSLRVDPVYEKISRRFLENPQAFAEAFARAWFKLTHRDLGPRTRYLGPEVPKEVLIWQDPVPAVDHPLIDDSDAAVLKVKVLASGLTVSELVGTAWASASTFRGGDKRGGANGARIRLAPQKDWEANQPAQLTKVLHALEAIQKEFNASQASGKKISLADLIVIGGNAAIEKAAKDAGHDVKVPFAPGRTDASQEETDVHSFAGLEPAADGFRNYEKAGLAVPAEVVLIDKAQLLTLTAPELTVLIGGLRAININVDGSTHGVFTDRPGLLTNDFFVNLLDMRMQWKAVSDASDVFEGRDRRTHDVKWTGTRVDLVFGSHAQLRALAEVYASADAQKKFVHDFVAAWNKVMNADRFDLA